A genomic window from Balaenoptera acutorostrata chromosome 20, mBalAcu1.1, whole genome shotgun sequence includes:
- the CCL1 gene encoding C-C motif chemokine 1, whose translation MKIITAALVSLLLAGAWLQAVGAKSMHVPASNCCFTLVERKMSLQRIQCYKNTSSTCSYKNRLILKLNGGREACVSQTKSWVQAYLKRINPCQ comes from the exons ATGAAGATCATCACCGCGGCTCTGGTGTCCCTGCTGCTGGCCGGGGCATGGCTACAGGCTGTGGGTGCCAAGAGCA TGCATGTGCCAGCCTCCAATTGTTGTTTCACATTGGTGGAGAGAAAGATGTCCCTGCAGAGAATCCAGTGTTACAAGAACACCAGCTCCACCTGCTCCTACAAAAACCGTCTAAT ATTGAAGCTGAACGGAGGCCGAGAGGCTTGTGTCTCACAGACAAAATCATGGGTTCAGgcttatttaaaaaggataaaccCCTGCCAGTGA
- the LOC114238844 gene encoding C-C motif chemokine 13-like, giving the protein MVTTLGPEGARTEKVSTAPLCLLPTAAAISTQVLAQPNALRDRFTCCFPFNHKKIPLQRLKSYGSTSSQCLFRTKLTKDIGANPKEKWVWNYMKHLGQKPHTPKTWTLSATLRPSQRLRNDYSPPAFLSLSWTKLT; this is encoded by the exons ATGGTGACCACCCTTGGACCCGAAGGAGCAAGGACAGA GAAAGTGTCCACAGCGCCTCTGTGTCTGCTGCCCACGGCAGCTGCCATCAGCACCCAGGTGCTCGCTCAGCCAA ATGCACTCCGTGACCGGTTCACCTGCTGTTTCCCATTTAACCATAAGAAGATCCCCTTGCAGAGGCTGAAGAGCTATGGAAGCACCAGTAGCCAGTGTCT CTTCAGAACCAAATTGACCAAGGACATCGGTGCCAACCCAAAGGAGAAATGGGTCTGGAATTATATGAAACACCTGGGTCAGAAACCTCACACCCCGAAGACTTGGACTCTTTCGGCCACACTAAGACCGAGCCAGAGGCTGAGAAATGATTATTCTCCCCCAGCCTTCCTGTCTCTATCCTGGACTAAATTGACCTGA